From one Pseudopipra pipra isolate bDixPip1 chromosome 2, bDixPip1.hap1, whole genome shotgun sequence genomic stretch:
- the ALOX5AP gene encoding arachidonate 5-lipoxygenase-activating protein translates to MDQETLGSIVLLAIVTLLTVVQNAFFAYKLEHESKHCNSKGFQRQGSSCFDRVYTANQNCGHAYPTFLAVLWCAGLLCSQAPAAFAGLMYLFVRQKYFVGYLGERTQSTPGYLFGKRIILFLFLMSVAGILNYYLIFFFGSDFEIHIKTITSAISPLLLIP, encoded by the exons ATGGACCAGGAGACCCTGGGAAGCATTGTCCTGCTTGCCATTGTTACCTTGCTAACTGTTGTCCAGAACg ctttttttgCTTACAAACTGGAGCATGAAAGCAAACACTGCAACAGCAAGGGGTTCCAGCGGCAGGGATCATCCTGCTTCGACCGTGTCTACACTGCCAA CCAGAACTGCGGACATGCGTACCCTACGTTTCTCGCTGTGCTTTGGTGTGCTGGCCTTCTCTGCAGCCAAG ctcctgctgcctttgctggCCTGATGTACTTGTTTGTGAGGCAGAAGTACTTCGTGGGCTACCTCGGGGAGAGGACTCAGAG CACTCCTGGTTACTTGTTTGGAAAGCGCATCATCTTGTTCCTGTTTCTCATGTCTGTGGCTGGAATACTCAACTACTATCTCATCTTCTTTTTTGGAAGTGACTTTGAAATACACATTAAAACGATAACCAGCGCGATCTCTCCATTGCTGCTCATACCCTAA